Within Anolis sagrei isolate rAnoSag1 chromosome X, rAnoSag1.mat, whole genome shotgun sequence, the genomic segment AGTGGCTAAGATCCAATAGTATATGTTCATATTGAACATTAGTGGAATCTGGactttctcctctctcctcctgatTCACAAAGCCTTCCAGAGAAGGTTTTTGTGGTTCGGAGTTGACCTCCAATTCTGAGAAAAGCGGCAGGGTCCAATGGAAATGCAGAGccctctgtattcacagattcaaccatctgtGAGATGAGAGAAGACATTCCCAAAATCAaagtttgattttgccatttgagtcaaagggactggatggcccaccaggtctcttccaactctaggattcttttatGCTTAAGTTTTGCTTACTCTGTACGTTTTGGTGTTTTGTTACATGgaaacctctctgagtcccctagggcaGATAGAGCGGGACATaaatagagattattattattattattattattattattattactagctgtcccctgccacgcattgctgtggcctgtgtatatgtgctttgtgtgtataagtgtgtgtatatatgtgtgtttatgcaaatatgtgtttttgtgcatgcattgtaatgtatttttttacatttgccttttaagtcccttctgctttggttttcaatgtttttatgagtgatggtcacttgttggcctgagaggtattttgtgtccaaatttggtgtcaattcacacagtggtttttgagttatgttaatcccacaaatgaacgttacattttatttatatagattattattattctatgattttatgaattctgcttagcttccatctgaacatgaggaagaacttcctgactgtgagagctgttcagcagtggaactctctgcccggagtgtggtggaggctccttctttggaagcttttaaacagaggctggatggccatctgtcaggggtgatttgaatgcaatattcctgcttcttggcagggggttggactggatggcccatgaggtctcttccaactctttgattctatgattctatgattccaaaagCTGGTGCTTTTAGGGTTAGTATTTAAATCATTACAATTGAGAAGGGATTGAAATCCCTTGACTTTTTATTTGCTATGCTGATATTCCTCCTTTGAGCTCAGTATAGTGCATATCAACTGTCTTCCATCTCATCCTTCATCCTCACAAGAACCCTGTTAGGTAGGCCAAGCTCACTGATTGCGTTGTCTTACACAATCCATTTTCTTTCCAGATCCTGAGGCACCTGTTGGTTTTGTCCTTGGACTCGACTTGCTTCACATTTCCCCCTTGGAAGGAGCTGTTTTTTTGCCTTATTCCGATCTCTCAGATCCGAGCACCCACCAGAAAATCCGAGATTTGCTCCCCAAAGGGAAGGCAGACGTCCTCCTGAGCGACATGGCACCGAACGCTACCGGGATTCGAGAACTCGATCACGACAAGCTGATCCGGCTCTGCTTTTCCTTGCTGGATCTCGCCCCGCACGTTTTGCATCCTGGAGGGACCCTGCTGTGTAAGTTCTGGGAGTGCAAGGAGAGCCGCCTCCTCCAGAAGAGACTGGCGCAAGACTTCAAGGAAGTGAAGAGCTTGAAACCCCAGGCCAGCAGGAAAGAGTCAGCTGAGATGTATTACCTGGCAAAACTCTACAAATCAAGAACATAGCAGACAGCATAAAAAAGGGAGGGTTGTGTCTTTCGAATTAAATATTGGCATCAAAGATTTCAGTTTTGGGTCAAAAGATTGGGTCAAAAGAGGGGTTTTGTTTATGAGCTGTTTTATTGATCTTTcttattttcctccttctctataTTCTCTTCTTCCTGTTTCAGGGATAAAGTCTACAAACCACAGTAACTTTGCACAGGTTTCTTTTTCTTATTCTATtagatattgtattcatttcagtGAAACTGTTCtaatttgaaaaatgttatttccttctaaaacagtgtttctcaaccttcctaatgccgcaacctcttaatacaattcctcatgttgtggtgacccccaaccataaaattatttttgttgctacttcatagctgtaattttgctactgttatgaatcataatgtaagtatctgatatgcaggatgtattcccattcactggaccaaatttggcactaataataataataataataataataataataataataataatgtactggcataaaccagtacaggtggtcccagtggtcattggcacactgggtgctgtgccaaaagatctcagccggcatttggaaacaataaacatcaacaaaaccacgatctgtcaactgcaaatggccaccttacttggatcattcaaaaatacacacagtcctagattcttgggaagtgttcaacttgtgattttgtgatacgaaatctagcatatagatttcttttgctgtgacatactgtgcttttgtgtcaataataataataataataataataataaagtttaaaaGTTGACAACAGGTCCCAAATGTagaatctgcaaggaagcagatgaaacaatagatcacatcctcagagctgcaagaagatcgcgcagacagactacaagcagagcagaacaccattgctcagatgattcattggaacttgtgccacaaataccatctgccttgGTGGGATCTCAAGCCAGAAAATGTTACAGAGAATatacacgtcaagctactctgggacttccaaattcagacagagttttggagcacaatactccagaCCTCACAATCGTATTATAAAACAAAGtatgttgatgttgcaatcccaagtgacatcaggattgaagagaagcaactggaaaagctgacacgatatgagggcTTAAAGATCGacctgtaaagactctggcacaaaccagtaaaggtggtcccagtggtgatcggcacactagatgctgtgcctaaagaccttggcctgcacttaaacacaattggcactgacaagattcccatctgccagttgcagaaggccaccttactgggatctgcatgcattattcgctgatacatcacatagtcatagacacttgggaagtgtccaacatgtgatccaattcaacagccagcagagtgtctgatgTGGAGACTCTgtgtttgttgtgtttctaataataataataataataatttgaggaAAAACAAGAGGAACCCTCAGCCGTTCTCAGgaccaaactgcaaaggctctggcataaaccagtacaggtggtcccagtggtcattggcatactttggtgccatgccaaaagatctcagccggcatttggaaacaataaacatcgacaaaatcacgatttgtcaactgcaaaaggccaccttacttggatctgcatgcatcattcaaaaatacatcacacagtcctagacgcttgggaagggttcgactttgattttgtgatacaaaatccagcatatagatctcgtttgctatgacatactgtgcttttgtttcagtaaaataataataataataataatatacaaatttatttataccctgccaccatctcttcaaaggggactcagggtgcctaacatgaggccaggcccaaaattacaatacaggaaaatcaaatacaaacaagcaaataataacatcaaaaaatAAATGGAATAACAGAATATAGAATAAACAAACTCATAATAACATGGTGGAGGAATAAAAGCatagtgggcaggccaaatgaatagattaaaattgataaaacgctgggtgagataagtaaatagAGTagtaaatacccaatatgcccaaatttgaatacttgtgaggTTGGggtgtgggggattgattttgtcatttgggagttgtagttgctgggatttatagttcacctacaatcaaggagcattctgaactccaccaacgatggaattgaaccaaacttagcacacagaactcacatgaccaacagaaaacactagaagggtttggtgagcattggccttgagttttggagttgtagttcacctacatccagagagcactgtggactgaaacaatgatgaatctggacgggccgcataggtcaacagcaagctagactattaatggtcaggagctcactccgacctgggctggctttgaactcatgagctctcggtcagtagtgttttaatgcagctggctaataactagctgcaccacaccCCAGTATATATAACCTATTTATCTATATAGATAGAATTTATAGATATTACtttttttacttaggcgatccctcgttggacgagtaagatggtcttccatcatgggtttccttgtgggtccgcatgtggctgtggagccctattcttgctctgcatcttcttccgcagtgagggcattggtttccaggtggaaggcggtcccggttggggttggcttgacgtgccttcctcctggcacgtttctctctttcaccctccactcgtgcctcctcgaattctgcagcactgctggtcacagctgacctccagctggagcgctcatgggccagggcctcccagttctcagtgtctatgccagagtttttaaggttggctttgagcccatctttaaatctcttttcctgtccaccaacattccgttttccattcttgagttcggagtagagcaactgctttgggagacggtggtcaggcatccggacaacgtggcctgtccagcggagttgatgttggaggaccattgcttcaatgctggtggtctttgcttcctccagcacgctgacgtttgtccgcttgtcttcccaggagatttgcaggattttccggaggcagcgctgatggaatcgttccaggagctgcatgtgacgtctgtagacagtccacgtctcacaggcatatagcagggttgggaggacaatagctttatagacaagcaccttagtatccctacggatgtcccggtcctcaaacactctctgcttcattcgggaaaatgctgcacttgcagagctcaggcggtgttgtatttcggcgtcgatgttgactttggtggagaggtggctgccaaggtagcggaaatggtcaacattttctaatgttacaccattaagctgtatctctggcattggagagggggcggctggtgactgctggaacagcactttggttttctcgatgttcagtgacaggccaagctttgtgtatgcttctgcaaaggtgttgagagtggcttgtagatcttcttctgtatgcgcacagacgacattgtcatcagcatactggagttctataacagatgttgttgtgaccttggttttggctttcagtctgctgaggttaaatagcttgccgtctgtccgatagatgatttccactccggtgggaagcttcccatcaacaaggtgtagtatcatggcgatgaagatggagaataaagttggggcaataacacatccctgtttgacacccgattccaccttaaatgggtcactttgggagccattgctgtccaagactgttgccatcatgtcatcgtggaggagccgcaggatgttcacaaatttgcttgggcacccgattttttggaggatggtccagagagcgctgcgattcactgtgtcgaatgcctttgcaaggtcgatgaatgccatgtacagaggttggttttgttccctgcatttttcttggagctgtcgtgcagtgaagatcatgtccacagttcctctggaggggcggaagccgttctgggattctgggagggtgtcttctgagaggggcagaaggcggtttgcaaggattcttgcgaggatttttccagcagaggttagaagggagatacctcgatagttcccgcagtctgttctttccccttttttgaagagggtgatgatggtggcatccttgaagtctgctgggattttctcggtcacccacactttttctatgagctggtggagttggtgtgtcagcgcaggtcctccctctttaaagatttcagcagggatcccatccggtccgctggctttgttgttcttttgttggctgatggcattgctgacttcttccaaactaggcagtgctgcaagctcatccctggtttgttgttgcgggatttgtgagaggacctcttcggccacactggagctgcggtttaggaggctttggtagtgttctttccaacgtagtgcaattgacttttggtccttcaggagtttggttccgtctgatgagcgtagaggctgtatgccatggtttcttggcccatagatgacctttgtggctttgaaaaatccttgagcattatgggtatctgccaggtgttggatttcttcagccttctttgtccaccagatgttcttgagttctcttgtccttctttggacctcagcttttgcactggcgtagatctttttcttagcagcacagttgatgtctctctgccatgtttggaaggctttccttttcttgtcgattagctgttggatctcgatgtcattttcgtcaaaccagtcttgatgtttcttggcttggtatccaatagtttcttcgcaggcttggatgatggaggtcttcagtttgttccaatgttcctcaacattttcggggtgtactgtgggtagatggtccttgagtgctgtttggagatgggctcgcctggagggctcctgaagggcttgggtgttcattttgcgccttgtcttccttccttggagtctgcgcttgggggcgatcttgatagccatcgtggatcggattagcctgtggtcggtccagcagtcgtcagcacctgtcatggctcttgtgagaagtacgtcacggcggtctctggcacgtgtgattacatagtctaagaggtgccaatgctttgaccgggggtgcttccatgatgtcttgaacttgtttttctggcggaagagcgtgttggtgatgacaaggttgtgctccgcacatttggtgagaagcaggatgccattcgagttgctgtttccaaccccgtcttttcctatggtgcctggccacaggtcgaagtctcgcccgactcttgcattgaagtcccccaggagaatgattttgtcctccttaggtatccccgataggacagtgtccagctgatagtagaatttctccttgatgtcttcatcggcgtctagtgttggtgcataggcacttatgatggttgcccgttggtttttggcaagatcaattcggagagtggagagtcgttcgttgatgccagtgggtgcttcggacagatgtttcatcagatcatttcttatagcgaagccaactccgtgcattctttggtcttcttcgggcagtcccttccagaagaaggtgtagcctcctttttcttccttcagctgtccctctcctgctctccgggtctcctgaagggctgctatgtcgatgttgaagcgtcccagctcccttgcgatgatggcagttctgcgttcggggcgttcactgtcactgttgtccatcagtgtccgtacgttccacgtaccgaagttcatttttcttttttgaccgcaggatggtgaccccactggacgcggcagtccagtcagggataagtgaggcagactatgtttagggcaccttttctagccccctccccgtgtggggtgagcagagtgggtcctaaaaagggctgctcagtcgcgaatacagctgccgaactactcaactgcctcggaccttgaggtagaacgactgagtccgtacccaccgcccatgtgccagtctgtgactaggggcttccagatttcacagtcctgcccccgtcgccactcgctgatcgccatgggactttggttgcttggtttttattttctttggaagacgcctgtgcgtgggtttttttaatgtgtggaggtcagtgcacaactgaacaacacacagtcttcacagatgaggttccactggtgatgtagtttaacacaatgaccgtggcttctcagtctgttgcagccttcttccgccttcgcagccgttgtaacatgtgccatgttatcctccgcctgctccgccgttgaggtctttgggtcttcggactgtgcttggtctgggacctcccccgcggccactcctgggagtgcacgactccagttgttgtgcccacaggttcatcggaacacgcaagccccctcaccacgacaaggtgacagtccatcgagggggttatagatatatattatagatatatatatagatagattggatatagatagatagataaatagattatttatttatttctatctctgTAAAGAAGGCTGGTAACAATGGGGAGGGGAGGCTGGGTTAGGGCGTGGGGGGGATAATGGAAAAGCAGTTccaggatgtattgtcgaaggctttcatggccggaatcactaggttcttgtaggttttttcgggctatagggccatgttctattatttatttatttatttacatcacttatatcccgcccatatcagcccgcaggcgactcagggcggtctacctatcggcacaattcgatgccatcaatacaatacaaaagcaaaaaaaattaagtgcatttagacaaaaaagacagtgcaataacaatttaaaaagagctatatcctctcattccaatcctcgtccatttcatcgtcttggccattcctgggccattctccatctcaagcttgacttatctattccggggttccgaatgcctgctcgaagagccaggttttcactctcttacgaaaagtcaggagggagggggctgatctaatatccctaggcagggagttccacagccgaggggccaccacagagaaggccatgttctagaggcattctctcctgacgtttcgcctgcatctatggcaagcatcctcagaggtagtgaggtctgttggaattaggacaatcggtttatatatctgtggaatggctggggtggggcaaagagctcttctctgctggagctaggtgtgaatgtttcaactgaccaccttcattagcatttgaaggcctggctgagcctgggaaaatgttctgttgagaggtgttaaggtgtgcctggttgtttcctctctgctgttttgctgttgtaattttagagttttttaatactggtagccagattttgttcattttcatggtctcctcctttccgGGATGCCCGCCTATTCCAAACATTACGGTGAAGGAGAGAGGAATGCGCTTGTATTCGAGGCATTGCGGTAAAGGGGCGTGGCCAAGCCCGGGAAGGACTGAGCCAGAGCTGGGATGAAAAAGGTCTCGCGAGAGTTGGTGCGGGAGGAGGGAGATCCaagcagaagagagagaaggaaaggcgaGCGGGAAGAGAAGCCATGGCTGAGGCGGGAGGGTGAGTCCTGGCACGTGACTACTCTCGTGCGCATGCGTTTGTGGTCACCTTCTGGTAggcctggaccaacttgggccctgcagggagtttgggactccaactcccacaactcctcacagcctcaggccccttccttttccccctcggccgcttaagcggccgagggggaaaaggaaggggcctgaggctgtgaggagttgtgggagttggagtcccaaactctCTGGAGGGCCCAGGCTTGAATTAGACTGTAACACAGTTTGTTTACATCTGTATAACTTCTCCCTTCAATGGCTAGGCTGTATTATCTGTTTGTTATGATCTCTCGCCTGCATTGTATTGAATtgcaaatctatataaacaaaaatgtaatgttcatagaatcatagaatcaaagagttggaagagacctcctgggccatccagtccaaccccattctgccaagaagcaggaatattgcattcaaagcacccctgacagatggccatccagcctctgcttaaaagcttccaaagaaggagcctccaccacactccggggcagagagttccactgctgaacggctctcacagtcaggaagttcttcctcatgttcagatggaatctcctctcttgtagtttgaagccattgttccattgcgtcctagtctccaaggaagcagaaaacaagcttgctccctcctccctgtggcttcctctcacatatttatacatggctatcatatctcctctcagccttctcttcttcaggctaaacatgcccagctccttaagccgctcctcatagggcttgttctccagacccttgatcatttgagtcgccctcctctggacacattccagtttgtcaatatctctcttgaattgtggtgcccagaattggacacaatattccaggtgtggtttaaccaaagcagaatagagtatgggtagcatgacttccctagatctagacactatgctcctattgatgcaggacaaaatcccattggctttttttgccgccacatcacattgttggctcatgtttaacttgttgtccacgaggactccaagatctttttcacacgtactgctctcgagccaggcatcgtcccccattctgtatctttgcatttcattttttctgccaaagtggagtatcttgcatttgtcactgttgaacttcattttgttagttttggcccatctctctaatctgtcaatgttcgtttgtgggatggacagaactcaaaaaccagtgggccaattgacaccaaatttggacacaagacacttcacaacccaatgtacgtccttcactaacaaaaatatgattttgtcatttgggagttgtagttgctgggatttatagtacacctacaatcaaagagcattctgaactccaccaattatggatggagttgaaccaaacttagcacagagaactcccatgaccaacagaaaacactatagaagggtttggtgggcattgaccttgagttcatttgggagttgtagttgctaggatgtacagttcacctacaatcaaagagaattctgaactccaccaattatggatggagttgaaccaaacttggcacacaggactcccatgagaaacagaaaacactggaaggagttggtgggcattgaccttgagtttgggagttgtagttcacctacatccagagagcactatggactcaaacaatgatggatctggaccaacttggcatgaatattctatacgtccaaatatgaacacagatggagtttcggggaaatagaccttgacatttggcagttgtagttacagggatttatagttcacctacaaccaaagatggatggcatccttgaagtgactggactgaccttgaaggagctgggggtggtgatggccgacagggagctctggcatgggctggtccgtgaggtcacgaagagtcggagacaactgaacgaatgaacaacaacaacaacaacaaccaaagagcattctgaacctcaccaacgacagaattggagcaaacttcccacacagaacccccatgagcaacagaaacgtcaggagagaacacagatggagtttgggggaaatagaccttgacatttgggagttgtagttcctgggatttatagttcaactacaatcagagcattctgaactccaccaatgatggagttggccaatcttggcacataggactcccctgaccaacagaaaacactagaagggtttggtgggcattgaccttgagttgggagttgtagttcccctatatcaagactcaaacaatgatggatctggaccaaacttgacacgaatacttcatgtgcccaaatatgaacacagatggagtttgggagaaatagaacttgacatttgggagttgtagttcctgggatttataattcacccacaatcaaagagcattctgaatcccacaaacgacagaattggggcaaacttcccacacagaacccccaggaccaacagaaaatacgtaaggccatccagtccaactctcttcaccatggCAAAATAACGTAATgagttctcctgacaaagagccatccagccatagatatatttatttatttatttacttcatttatataccacttttctcagccctcgggcgactcaaagcggtcaacaacagcaaaattcaatgcaaaacatcataaaacgatgATGGGACAGTTAAAGCAATAGCATCACCAACAATtaagcatcaatataacaatcattagcgtctcatcagtaaaatcagaatccaatctcatcatccgttaatccgtgtcattacactgtttaatcgaattcttgttcaaacagccaggtcttcactttcctctgaaacgccaaTAGGGATgtggccgatctgatatctgcaggcagggcattccacagctgaggggccaccactgagaaggccctgtctctcgttcccgccagacacgcctgtgatgcaggcgggacagagagcagggcctccccaggtgatcttaatgtcctagttggttcataggaggaaatgcattcggagaggtaagtagggccggaaccgtttagggctttataggctaacgccagcactttgaattgtgcccagtagcaaactggcagccagtggagctggcgcaacaggagttgtatgctccctgagtgccgctcctgttagtaacctggctgctgagcgttgaactagttgaagttctgagcagtcttcaaaggcaaccccatgtagagagcgttgcagtagtctatacaggatgtaaccagagcgtggactactgtgaccaagtcagacttcccaaggtacggtcgcagctggcacgcATCAtaggtagatatgattcacacacacacatagatatagggtatatagatagatagatatgatatagatagatagatagatagatagatagatagatagatatgattcacacacagagagatatagtatcatagattggaaagggacccttaaagaaggacaat encodes:
- the LOC132782156 gene encoding rRNA methyltransferase 2, mitochondrial, whose product is MSRYWRVPWLFLHCQRVHTTIPPLKTKTGAEQRWLERYFSDPYVKKARQRNYRCRSAFKLIEIDDRHGILRPGLHVVDCGAAPGAWAQVAVQRVNATGSDPEAPVGFVLGLDLLHISPLEGAVFLPYSDLSDPSTHQKIRDLLPKGKADVLLSDMAPNATGIRELDHDKLIRLCFSLLDLAPHVLHPGGTLLCKFWECKESRLLQKRLAQDFKEVKSLKPQASRKESAEMYYLAKLYKSRT